One stretch of Armatimonadota bacterium DNA includes these proteins:
- the gcvT gene encoding glycine cleavage system aminomethyltransferase GcvT: MNQPYRKTPLHAQHSNEGARLVEFAGYEMPVQYGGVIQESQAVRKAVGMFDVSHMGRLTFTGAQVLEYLERVTTNDVAKLDDMKGQYSLLPNSTGGVVDDVIVYRIDANEYRMVVNAANHKKDLAHFRRENSFGVEIEDTTDDTAMIAVQGPRAAHAIGSLCNRPGELASAKLFGVVEAEVAGCPCWCARSGYTGEDGFELICRATDAPKLWKALHEAGVVSCGLGARDVLRVEAGLPLYGHELLDDVSPIESGLGWVVSEEKGFLGSEIVNRIRKEGPKRKLRGIRLDGRRLLIPGMSVIVEGREVGSITSGIFSPELNCGIAFAFLDAEVKLKTPCQVEIRGKREPGMVVGRRFYRRQTSTD; the protein is encoded by the coding sequence GTGAACCAGCCTTACCGGAAGACTCCGCTGCATGCCCAGCACTCGAACGAAGGCGCGAGATTGGTCGAGTTCGCAGGGTATGAAATGCCGGTTCAGTACGGCGGCGTCATTCAAGAGTCTCAGGCTGTGCGGAAGGCGGTCGGAATGTTCGACGTCAGCCACATGGGTCGGCTCACTTTTACGGGCGCACAGGTTCTGGAGTACTTGGAACGGGTCACCACGAACGACGTCGCAAAGCTCGACGATATGAAGGGCCAGTACTCGCTGTTGCCGAACTCCACGGGCGGCGTCGTCGACGACGTGATCGTCTACCGGATCGACGCGAACGAGTACCGGATGGTCGTGAACGCGGCAAACCACAAAAAGGACCTTGCTCACTTTCGCAGGGAGAACTCGTTCGGCGTCGAGATTGAGGACACGACCGATGACACGGCGATGATCGCCGTGCAAGGCCCAAGGGCGGCGCACGCGATCGGCTCGCTCTGCAACCGTCCGGGCGAACTGGCAAGCGCCAAGCTGTTTGGAGTCGTCGAGGCAGAGGTTGCGGGCTGCCCATGCTGGTGCGCTCGCAGCGGATACACCGGCGAGGACGGATTCGAGCTGATCTGCAGGGCTACCGACGCGCCAAAACTGTGGAAGGCGCTGCACGAAGCAGGCGTCGTGTCCTGCGGGCTAGGCGCGAGAGACGTTCTGCGAGTCGAGGCAGGGCTGCCGCTCTACGGCCACGAGCTGCTCGACGACGTCAGTCCGATCGAGTCCGGGCTTGGCTGGGTCGTCAGCGAAGAGAAGGGTTTTCTCGGCAGTGAAATCGTAAATCGAATACGCAAAGAGGGGCCAAAGAGAAAGCTCCGCGGTATTCGGCTAGACGGGCGACGGCTGCTGATTCCTGGCATGTCGGTGATCGTGGAGGGACGCGAGGTGGGTAGTATCACGAGCGGGATATTCAGCCCGGAACTGAACTGCGGCATCGCGTTCGCGTTTCTCGATGCAGAGGTGAAGCTGAAGACCCCCTGCCAGGTCGAAATCCGGGGCAAGCGCGAGCCGGGCATGGTCGTTGGAAGGCGGTTTTATCGCCGACAAACCAGCACGGACTGA
- a CDS encoding adenosylhomocysteinase produces the protein MSSVNATSEQDYFVKDLSLAEWGRKEIAIAEVEMPGLMAIREELAGAQPLKGARIAGSLHMTIQTAVLIETLKALRADVRWASCNIYSTQDHAAAAIAEGGTPVYAFKGETLDEYWEYTHQIFTWPDGGAPNLILDDGGDATLLILKGAEAEKDPSFLDSPTNEEETALFAAMKKKLAEDPNFYSKVRASIQGVTEETTTGVHRLYEMQKAGTLPFPAMNVNDSVTKSKFDNLYGCRESLIDGIKRATDVMIAGKIAVVCGYGDVGKGCSQALSSLKAQVWVTEVDPICALQAAMEGFKVVTMDYACDKADIFVTATGNYHVIESRHMERMKNQAIVCNIGHFDNEIDIAGMQKYEWDEIKPQVDHIILPNGNRIILLAGGRLVNLGCATGHPSFVMSSSFANQVLAQIELWQNGKDYAPGVYVLPKLLDEKVARLQLKKLDAELTVLSQEQADYIGVPVEGPYKADQYRY, from the coding sequence ATGAGCTCTGTCAACGCAACATCAGAACAGGATTACTTCGTCAAAGACCTGAGCCTCGCCGAATGGGGACGCAAGGAGATCGCGATCGCCGAAGTCGAGATGCCCGGCCTCATGGCGATTCGAGAAGAGCTCGCAGGCGCGCAGCCGCTCAAGGGCGCGCGCATCGCCGGCTCGCTGCACATGACCATCCAGACCGCCGTCCTGATCGAAACGCTTAAAGCGCTCCGCGCAGACGTAAGATGGGCGAGCTGCAACATATACTCCACGCAGGACCACGCAGCCGCAGCGATCGCCGAGGGAGGAACACCCGTGTACGCCTTCAAAGGCGAAACGCTCGACGAGTACTGGGAGTACACGCACCAGATTTTCACTTGGCCGGACGGCGGAGCGCCGAACCTCATCCTCGACGACGGCGGTGACGCGACGCTCCTCATTCTCAAGGGCGCGGAGGCCGAAAAAGACCCGAGCTTTCTAGACAGCCCGACCAACGAGGAAGAGACCGCGCTCTTCGCCGCGATGAAGAAGAAGCTCGCCGAAGACCCGAACTTCTACAGCAAGGTCAGGGCGAGCATCCAGGGCGTCACCGAAGAGACAACGACCGGCGTCCACCGCCTCTACGAAATGCAGAAGGCGGGAACGCTCCCGTTCCCGGCGATGAACGTCAACGACTCCGTCACGAAGAGCAAGTTCGACAACCTCTACGGCTGCCGCGAATCGTTGATCGATGGAATCAAGCGAGCGACAGACGTGATGATCGCGGGCAAGATCGCGGTCGTCTGCGGATACGGCGACGTCGGCAAGGGGTGCTCGCAGGCGCTCAGTTCGCTCAAAGCCCAGGTCTGGGTGACCGAGGTCGATCCGATCTGCGCGCTGCAGGCCGCGATGGAGGGTTTCAAGGTCGTCACGATGGACTACGCCTGCGACAAGGCCGACATCTTCGTCACCGCGACCGGCAACTACCACGTGATCGAAAGCAGGCACATGGAGAGGATGAAAAACCAGGCGATCGTCTGCAACATCGGCCACTTCGACAACGAGATCGACATCGCCGGGATGCAGAAGTACGAGTGGGACGAGATCAAGCCGCAAGTCGACCACATCATCCTCCCGAACGGCAACCGCATCATCCTGCTGGCTGGCGGACGGCTCGTCAACCTCGGCTGCGCGACCGGCCACCCATCGTTCGTCATGAGTTCAAGCTTCGCCAATCAGGTGCTCGCACAGATCGAGCTTTGGCAAAACGGCAAAGATTACGCCCCCGGCGTCTACGTGCTGCCGAAACTGCTCGACGAGAAAGTCGCGCGGTTGCAGCTCAAAAAGCTCGACGCGGAACTGACGGTGCTGTCACAGGAACAGGCCGACTACATCGGCGTCCCAGTCGAAGGCCCCTACAAGGCCGACCAGTACCGCTACTAA
- a CDS encoding transposase has protein sequence MDQSRGRYSRGYLPHIDAGSATQFLTFRLADSLPASLISAWRCELSTKTDSEQKKEMYSRIEKHLDQGHGSLLLRNPVAGKIVNEAIIFYNGKKYVLHAWCVMPNHVHLLVTPLPGITLTDIVRPLKSYTSKCIHEALGGSGRLWQPDFFDRLIRDSEHHEKVARYIEWNPVKAGLCHDPSLWPFTSFGRIGHDGRLA, from the coding sequence ATGGATCAATCACGGGGAAGATACTCACGTGGCTACTTGCCACACATCGACGCGGGAAGCGCCACACAGTTCTTGACATTCCGATTGGCAGACTCGCTGCCTGCTTCGTTGATATCTGCCTGGCGCTGCGAACTCTCTACGAAGACTGACAGCGAGCAAAAGAAGGAGATGTACAGTCGTATCGAAAAGCACCTTGACCAAGGCCATGGATCGCTTCTGTTACGGAACCCTGTTGCCGGCAAGATCGTCAACGAGGCGATCATTTTTTACAACGGAAAGAAGTACGTTTTGCACGCTTGGTGCGTCATGCCGAACCACGTCCACTTGCTCGTCACACCTCTCCCTGGGATTACTCTGACAGACATCGTTCGTCCGCTCAAGAGCTATACGTCGAAGTGCATCCACGAAGCGCTTGGAGGTAGCGGGCGTTTGTGGCAGCCGGATTTCTTTGACAGGCTGATTAGAGACAGCGAGCACCATGAGAAGGTCGCTCGGTACATCGAATGGAATCCTGTCAAGGCGGGGCTCTGCCACGACCCTTCGCTTTGGCCTTTTACGTCCTTTGGTCGAATCGGCCACGACGGACGTCTGGCTTGA
- the groES gene encoding co-chaperone GroES yields MAKIKPLGDKVVVQVLEADDKTAGGIILPDSAKKKPTEGKVIAVGDGRVLDNGDRNKLSVKKGDRVLFSKYGGNEVTLDGQDYTILDEDQIYAILN; encoded by the coding sequence ATGGCAAAGATCAAACCACTCGGCGACAAGGTCGTCGTGCAGGTTCTCGAGGCGGACGACAAGACCGCCGGAGGAATCATCCTGCCCGACTCGGCCAAGAAGAAGCCGACCGAAGGAAAGGTGATCGCAGTCGGAGACGGCCGCGTTCTAGACAACGGTGACCGCAACAAGCTCAGCGTGAAGAAGGGCGACCGCGTCCTCTTCAGCAAGTACGGCGGAAACGAAGTGACGCTCGATGGACAGGACTACACGATCCTGGACGAGGATCAGATTTACGCGATACTTAACTAG
- a CDS encoding four helix bundle protein produces MGSYKDLVVWNLAREVVKMAYELSSELPDSERYGLVSQLRRAAVSIPCNIAEGAGRRTDGSFAQFLRVAVGSANELETLLILAVDLGLLREESTQQINSKLKSLGIKLQNLTKSIKGDVVRETAAVYAGEPGDDDLATTRRLLGDSEEGKQQSRRTAKQEKINGSKNTFIR; encoded by the coding sequence ATGGGTAGTTACAAGGATCTCGTAGTTTGGAACCTCGCACGCGAGGTTGTTAAGATGGCGTATGAGCTGTCTTCCGAACTGCCAGATTCTGAGAGGTATGGACTTGTCTCCCAGCTCCGCAGGGCGGCCGTTTCTATTCCCTGCAACATCGCGGAAGGCGCTGGCAGAAGGACAGACGGTTCTTTTGCACAGTTCCTAAGGGTTGCGGTTGGCTCTGCCAACGAACTTGAGACGCTTCTGATCCTTGCAGTCGATCTCGGCCTCCTAAGAGAGGAGTCCACGCAACAGATCAACAGCAAGCTGAAGAGCCTTGGCATCAAGTTGCAGAACCTGACGAAGTCCATTAAAGGCGACGTCGTTCGAGAAACAGCGGCAGTCTACGCCGGCGAGCCTGGTGATGACGACCTGGCGACCACAAGGCGACTACTGGGCGACAGCGAAGAAGGAAAACAGCAAAGCAGAAGAACAGCAAAGCAGGAAAAAATCAATGGCAGCAAAAACACTTTTATACGATGA
- the groL gene encoding chaperonin GroEL (60 kDa chaperone family; promotes refolding of misfolded polypeptides especially under stressful conditions; forms two stacked rings of heptamers to form a barrel-shaped 14mer; ends can be capped by GroES; misfolded proteins enter the barrel where they are refolded when GroES binds), translating into MAAKTLLYDENARRALERGVNKVADAVKITLGPKGRNVVLDKKWGSPTITKDGVTVAKEIELEDPYENLGAQLCKEVASKTNDVAGDGTTTATVLAQSIVQEGLRYVAAGGNPIAVKRGIEKAVEVVIANIKKGAKPIKDKEQVQFVAAIAGNDAEIGERVADAMDKVGKDGVITVEESKGRDTTVEIVEGMQFDRGYISPYFVTDPERMETVLENPHILIHEKKIGSAQDLLPFLEKAAQARRPILIIAEDIDGDALATVVLNKIRGVLQIAAVKAPGFGDRRKAMLEDLAILTAGTFISEDLGQTLENVSMDMLGSAKKIIITKEDTTIIEGAGKKSDVMGRISQIKSQIENTDSNYDKEKLQERLAKLSGGVAVIKVGASTETELKEKKHRYEDALSATRAAVEEGIVAGGGVALLRAQKSLDKLDLEGDEQTGVMIVRRALEEPLRQIAENAGLEGSVVVAEVRAAKSGIGLDAETDELVDMVQAGIVDPAKVVRSAIMNAASIAGLVLTTEALVVEKPEPKKGGGMPDMDGMGGMPGMGM; encoded by the coding sequence ATGGCAGCAAAAACACTTTTATACGATGAAAACGCGCGCCGCGCTTTGGAGCGCGGCGTCAACAAGGTCGCAGACGCGGTCAAGATCACTCTCGGTCCCAAGGGCCGCAACGTCGTGCTCGACAAGAAGTGGGGCTCACCGACGATCACCAAGGACGGCGTCACCGTCGCCAAGGAGATCGAGCTGGAGGATCCTTACGAGAACCTCGGCGCGCAGCTCTGCAAAGAGGTCGCCTCGAAGACCAACGACGTTGCAGGCGACGGCACGACGACGGCGACAGTGCTCGCACAGTCGATCGTGCAGGAAGGACTCCGCTACGTAGCGGCAGGCGGAAACCCGATCGCGGTCAAGCGCGGAATCGAGAAGGCCGTCGAAGTAGTCATCGCCAATATCAAGAAGGGCGCAAAGCCGATCAAGGACAAGGAGCAGGTGCAGTTTGTCGCGGCGATCGCCGGTAACGATGCTGAGATCGGCGAGAGGGTCGCCGATGCGATGGACAAGGTCGGCAAAGACGGCGTCATCACGGTCGAGGAGTCGAAGGGCCGCGACACGACGGTGGAAATCGTCGAGGGCATGCAGTTCGACCGAGGGTACATCAGCCCGTACTTCGTGACCGATCCGGAGCGAATGGAGACCGTGCTCGAAAACCCGCATATCCTCATTCACGAAAAGAAGATCGGCAGCGCGCAGGACTTGCTCCCGTTCCTTGAAAAGGCAGCGCAAGCGCGCCGCCCGATCCTGATCATCGCTGAGGACATCGACGGCGACGCACTCGCGACGGTCGTGCTCAACAAGATCCGCGGCGTGCTGCAGATCGCAGCAGTCAAGGCGCCGGGGTTCGGCGACCGCCGCAAGGCGATGCTCGAAGACCTCGCGATCCTGACCGCCGGAACGTTCATCAGCGAAGACCTCGGTCAGACCCTCGAGAACGTTTCGATGGACATGCTTGGCAGCGCCAAGAAGATCATCATCACCAAGGAAGATACGACGATCATCGAAGGCGCCGGCAAGAAGTCCGACGTTATGGGCCGCATCAGCCAGATCAAGTCGCAGATCGAGAACACCGACAGCAACTACGACAAAGAGAAGCTGCAGGAGCGGCTGGCGAAGCTCTCCGGCGGAGTCGCGGTGATCAAGGTCGGGGCTTCGACCGAGACGGAGCTGAAGGAGAAGAAGCACCGGTACGAGGACGCTCTCTCCGCTACGCGCGCGGCTGTCGAAGAAGGCATCGTCGCCGGTGGCGGCGTCGCGTTGCTCAGGGCCCAGAAGTCGCTCGACAAGCTCGACCTGGAGGGCGACGAGCAGACCGGCGTGATGATCGTGCGGCGCGCGCTCGAAGAGCCGCTGCGGCAGATCGCTGAGAACGCTGGCCTCGAGGGCAGCGTCGTCGTCGCCGAAGTGCGAGCCGCCAAGTCAGGCATCGGACTCGACGCCGAAACGGACGAGCTGGTCGACATGGTGCAAGCCGGCATCGTCGATCCGGCCAAGGTCGTGCGCTCGGCGATCATGAACGCCGCGTCCATCGCAGGGCTCGTGCTGACGACCGAGGCGCTCGTGGTCGAGAAGCCCGAGCCGAAAAAGGGCGGCGGCATGCCCGACATGGACGGCATGGGCGGCATGCCCGGCATGGGCATGTAG
- a CDS encoding four helix bundle protein, whose amino-acid sequence MNEDREKLIKPHGGYKDLEAYKLSEIIYDATVKFTARFIDRRSRTVDQMVQAARSGKQNIAEGSMASGTSSKFEIKLISVARASLEELLLDYQDFLRQNDHELWPKDHPKAEYIRKMAYNKDKSYKTYRTYIEEKSRETAANTMVCVIHQANFLLDRLMKELEKSFIEAGGFTERMHGVRSQNRER is encoded by the coding sequence ATGAACGAAGACAGAGAGAAACTGATCAAGCCGCACGGCGGCTACAAGGATTTGGAGGCTTACAAGCTCTCTGAAATCATCTACGACGCCACGGTCAAGTTCACTGCGCGCTTCATCGACAGACGCTCGCGGACCGTCGATCAAATGGTACAAGCCGCACGAAGCGGAAAGCAGAACATCGCAGAAGGGAGCATGGCTTCGGGCACGTCGAGCAAGTTCGAGATCAAACTCATCAGCGTAGCTCGCGCTAGCTTGGAAGAACTGCTCTTAGACTATCAAGACTTCCTCAGACAAAACGACCACGAACTCTGGCCCAAAGACCATCCGAAGGCGGAGTACATCAGAAAGATGGCTTACAACAAGGATAAGTCGTATAAGACGTATAGGACGTATATCGAAGAGAAGAGCCGGGAGACAGCCGCCAACACAATGGTTTGCGTCATCCACCAGGCGAACTTCCTCCTCGACCGGCTCATGAAAGAGCTGGAAAAATCCTTCATCGAAGCAGGGGGATTCACCGAACGCATGCACGGCGTCAGATCGCAGAATCGAGAAAGGTGA
- a CDS encoding VWA domain-containing protein, whose product MGICTALFASIVLLVLPCIGTAQDGTSTASAARTRYLGSLGVIPGSREIAVEDFVNYHRHEIGRPRAGEAVGLDVRWSSDLMSEGSVFLQVGLSTSLLNDRQDRKPVNLSLVIDKSGSMAETNKMTRVKSALLTLVTKLRETDVLSIVVFDSEAHVLLPAARLTNKQAVKNAIRGIQPGGFTNIDAGLSLGYQEALKQYRKDATNRVILLTDGIANRGVTDPDQIAKGSLVYNDRGIDLSTIGVGQDLNHDLLRTLASSGRGLFHFVANAQDIEKVFSKEVQSLLSPVAVEPNVEIEFPRGFQIEKVYGYDPKIRGNKVSIKLDNMNSGMTEVVLIRFKPNAGTKRTSRVPVKVKLTYYDLDRKKQVTKTEATSVSFDNRALVDSSVDKNATIAVLAQAIRDMAESYEAGRAHEAERTISKAISAAHHRYPNMEDPDIRRTLAIAETYQRALSEYGREREPYKRSTAPTRPTKSAPNPLPTGDFSTGNAGFASALKYTPPSKNCLWQMGYTVAPKWNDPLLHRLFITSEEYRAPKRPTGKEQVFFANAGGTDSLLLWTAVVGCKPNTTYKISFQSVSLNAGREWIPTYEIRVGGERSQPQPAGYGKYAEISMVWQSGPTSSTTINIVRMPIPHGGGLIAIANIEMVEVD is encoded by the coding sequence GTGGGTATTTGCACGGCCCTCTTCGCGTCGATCGTTCTTCTCGTCCTGCCGTGCATAGGCACCGCGCAAGATGGCACCTCGACCGCCTCAGCGGCCAGAACCCGCTATCTGGGGAGCTTGGGAGTGATCCCAGGTTCGCGCGAAATCGCGGTCGAAGACTTCGTCAACTACCACCGCCACGAGATCGGCCGTCCGAGAGCGGGAGAAGCCGTCGGGCTCGATGTCCGTTGGAGCAGCGACTTGATGTCCGAAGGGAGCGTGTTTCTGCAAGTGGGTCTCAGCACCTCGCTCCTGAATGACAGGCAAGACAGGAAGCCAGTCAACCTCTCTCTGGTCATCGACAAGAGCGGTTCGATGGCAGAAACGAACAAGATGACGCGCGTGAAGTCGGCCCTGCTGACCCTCGTCACCAAACTCCGGGAGACCGACGTGCTCTCGATCGTCGTCTTTGACTCAGAAGCGCACGTCCTGTTGCCAGCGGCGCGCCTGACAAACAAGCAGGCCGTCAAAAACGCAATCCGCGGCATCCAGCCCGGAGGTTTTACGAACATCGACGCAGGGCTGTCGCTCGGATACCAGGAGGCGCTCAAGCAGTACCGGAAGGACGCAACCAACCGCGTTATCCTGCTGACCGATGGCATCGCGAACCGGGGCGTGACCGACCCGGACCAGATCGCCAAGGGATCGCTCGTGTACAACGACCGCGGCATCGACCTCAGCACGATCGGAGTCGGACAGGACCTGAACCACGACCTCCTCAGGACGCTCGCAAGCAGCGGACGTGGGCTGTTCCACTTCGTGGCAAACGCACAAGACATCGAAAAGGTGTTCTCGAAAGAGGTCCAGAGCCTGCTGTCCCCGGTCGCGGTGGAGCCGAACGTCGAGATCGAGTTTCCACGCGGGTTCCAGATCGAAAAGGTCTACGGATACGACCCAAAAATCCGCGGGAACAAAGTCAGCATCAAGCTCGACAACATGAACAGCGGGATGACCGAGGTAGTCCTGATCCGGTTCAAGCCAAATGCCGGAACCAAACGCACCTCGCGCGTGCCGGTGAAGGTCAAACTCACGTACTACGACCTCGACCGCAAGAAGCAGGTGACCAAGACCGAGGCGACGTCCGTGTCGTTCGACAACCGTGCGCTCGTGGACAGTTCCGTGGACAAGAACGCCACTATCGCCGTTCTGGCGCAGGCGATCCGGGACATGGCCGAGTCGTACGAAGCCGGACGCGCGCACGAGGCGGAGCGCACGATAAGCAAAGCGATCTCGGCGGCTCATCACCGCTACCCGAACATGGAAGACCCCGACATCAGGCGGACCCTGGCGATTGCGGAGACGTACCAGCGCGCCTTGAGTGAATACGGCCGGGAGCGCGAGCCGTACAAGCGCTCTACCGCGCCGACACGCCCGACCAAATCTGCCCCAAACCCCCTGCCCACAGGTGACTTCTCAACTGGAAACGCGGGCTTCGCTTCCGCGCTTAAATACACACCGCCGAGCAAGAACTGCCTCTGGCAAATGGGCTACACAGTCGCGCCAAAGTGGAACGACCCGCTCCTGCACAGGCTGTTCATAACTTCAGAGGAGTATCGCGCTCCGAAGCGACCGACAGGCAAGGAACAGGTCTTCTTCGCCAACGCGGGCGGCACCGACTCGCTCTTGCTGTGGACCGCAGTTGTGGGATGCAAGCCAAATACGACGTATAAGATCAGCTTTCAGAGCGTCAGCCTGAACGCTGGGCGCGAGTGGATTCCGACGTACGAGATACGGGTCGGCGGCGAGCGGAGCCAGCCACAGCCAGCGGGCTACGGCAAGTACGCCGAGATCAGCATGGTATGGCAGTCGGGCCCGACCTCCAGCACGACCATAAACATCGTGCGCATGCCGATACCGCACGGCGGCGGCCTGATCGCAATCGCCAACATCGAGATGGTCGAGGTCGATTGA
- a CDS encoding PEP-CTERM sorting domain-containing protein — MNRIYMVRGVVACATLVALSTTGTAADFWFNWSGSQTTINAAWMSGGYGSGMTNAEQTTFRGMVKSNVETIYNGFNAPIFTSMPGGVYETVRLGATTSSNSLLGSAERVDWRNRFKDDIASIYIANFGFTVNAGAFSRATNINRLANGVAGTTAHEMGHNLGLQHYDTYGVDNIQAPTYNVFGQQNRHIMATGSTGLTRSGRVVPRTLNPLEKLKLEYADGVAPTLGTTIAEAAGFKGSFGTAQAIFGDPLPLSGITAVNIRGSLANSGEVDMYSFTADAGSLLKANTMSRRWFSNPVDTTLTLYDDSGNVLFSDDDIYYSRNSFMNGIGFRSLDTLILNYQAQYTGTYYMALGGFDGGNYDLLMGGLNPVPEPATMAVLGLGVLALIRRRRKR, encoded by the coding sequence ATGAATAGAATATACATGGTGCGGGGCGTTGTCGCTTGCGCTACCCTCGTCGCACTTTCAACGACCGGCACCGCCGCTGATTTTTGGTTCAACTGGTCAGGCTCGCAGACGACCATCAACGCAGCATGGATGTCCGGCGGATATGGGTCTGGAATGACCAACGCAGAGCAAACGACCTTTAGGGGCATGGTCAAGTCAAATGTCGAAACGATCTACAACGGTTTTAACGCACCGATCTTTACGTCGATGCCAGGCGGCGTTTATGAGACGGTTCGACTCGGCGCGACGACGTCCTCGAACTCGCTGCTCGGGAGTGCGGAGCGCGTCGACTGGCGCAACCGTTTCAAGGACGACATTGCAAGCATATACATCGCGAACTTCGGGTTTACAGTGAACGCCGGTGCTTTTTCTCGAGCGACCAACATCAACAGACTTGCAAACGGCGTCGCTGGTACTACCGCGCACGAGATGGGGCACAACCTTGGTCTGCAGCACTACGACACCTATGGCGTAGACAATATCCAAGCCCCGACTTACAACGTATTTGGACAGCAGAACAGGCACATCATGGCAACCGGTTCAACTGGCCTGACCCGTAGCGGAAGGGTCGTGCCGCGCACTCTCAACCCTCTCGAAAAACTCAAATTAGAGTACGCCGATGGCGTTGCGCCGACTCTCGGAACTACGATCGCAGAGGCGGCCGGGTTCAAGGGCTCCTTCGGCACCGCACAGGCGATCTTTGGCGATCCACTTCCGCTCTCCGGGATTACCGCCGTCAACATCCGAGGATCGCTCGCCAACTCTGGCGAAGTCGATATGTATTCGTTCACCGCCGACGCCGGATCGCTGTTGAAGGCGAACACGATGTCGCGTCGTTGGTTCAGCAATCCGGTTGATACGACGTTGACTCTCTACGACGATTCGGGCAACGTACTCTTTAGCGACGATGACATCTACTACTCGCGCAACTCGTTCATGAACGGCATCGGGTTCCGCAGTTTGGATACGCTGATCCTCAACTATCAGGCGCAGTACACTGGAACGTACTACATGGCACTCGGTGGATTCGATGGTGGCAACTACGATCTGCTCATGGGTGGGCTGAACCCCGTTCCAGAGCCAGCGACCATGGCCGTGCTCGGTCTTGGCGTGCTAGCGCTGATACGACGCAGACGAAAGCGCTGA